The following is a genomic window from Pararhizobium capsulatum DSM 1112.
TCCAAGTTGGGGTCGATTGTCCCTGACACACGATAGACCATCGAATTCGTATCCCCCGGACTTCTCGACACAGCATATAGTCCATTGCGATACGCGTGGTGTCCATCACGTTCTGAAAATAGTTTGCCGGCAAACTCAGATCCAACAATACCGCCACGAGCAAGTGGCGCGTGATCACCTGTTGACCACGGTATAGACCGGCTCATCGTGGATATCCTGTGCCCGACTCAAACTTGCGCAACGCTATCCGCGGAGCCAATTCGAGAACTGCTTTGGATTGGGATTGAACGGTCGCGTGCAGATTACTCATCCTGCGGGTCAGCGTTCCTTCCGCATTGCCCTCCGAACGCTATGCGTAAAATCGGCAACTGGGAAATCCTCGCCGAGCCGCTATCCGTCAGCGGCATTGATCTCGCCGCAGAGGCCCGTCATTATCGCCGACCGGGGATTGCCAGACCCGAATCTCTATCATTTTCGTGCGCAGCCCCTCCCTCGATCGCCTACATTGAGCGGTGACGACATCGCATGCGACCCGTGCTAGAGTTTCCCCGAAATGAAGGGGAAATCATGTGACGCTCACTGTCCTTTGGCGCCTTTTCCCAAGCGCTCAAACTTGAGCGTAGGGGGGACGATGAGCCGGCCGCAAACGTGTCGATTCCGAAATCGGTCAACGTATGCGCCGCAAGGTGGTCGAATGGATCCGAGCGAAAACCGGTTTCTTCAACCAGTTTCTCGCCTGCAAAGCCGATAACGCGACGATGAAGGCGGAGATTATGAAAACTTTTCTAAGAGGACGAGGCGCCGCCGCCGCTAACCAGAGATGTTCGGCATGACGGGGTTCGAGCACACCGCGTTAACTCGGCTGGGCCAGTTCTTCGGCCCGGCTGCTGCAGCGCATCCTGGCCTCTCCGGCTTCAGCCTCTTGAGCGAGGCGCGCGAGGCCTTCATCACCCGTTTGGCGCTGGCCGACCTGGCCGAGCGAAGTCTCGACATGCAGTACTATGTCTGGGACGGCGATACGACCGGCCGGATCATCGTCGATCGGGTGATGCGGGCAGCCGATCGCGGAGTCAAAGTGCGGCTCCTTGTCGACGATCCCTATTACAAAGCCAGCGATCAGGTCAAAGCTGCCCTCGACGCCCACCCCAACGTCGAGATTCGCCTGTTCAACCCGACGAGGAACCGGAGGTGGTCCAGGCTCGACTTCCTTGTCGACTTCCGCCGGGTCAACCGCCGCATGCACAATAAGCTGGTGGTGGCGGACAATTCGGCCGCGATCGTTGGCGGCCGCAATATCGGCGATGACTACTATGGCGTGAACACTGTCGCCAATTTTCGTGATCTGGATGTGCTGGCGGTTGGGCCTGTTGTCGATGATCTGTCAGCGGTATTCGACCGTTACTGGAACAGCGCCTCGACCGTGCCGATCGCCACCATCGTCGCACGCGCCTCCGGCACCGCCGATCTCGATGCCATCCTGACCCGCCTGCGCCAGGAGATCGCCGCCGCAGACTACCCCTACCCGATCGACCAGGATCTCGATGAGCTGGCGGCCCAAAGCGCCGAGCTGTGCGACAGTCTCGTGTGGGCGCCTGGACGGATCATCGCCGACGACCCGGAAGCGATCGCCCGCGGCAAGGCAGCGGACGACGTGGTCAACTTCATTCGCGGACGGGTCGACGGGCTTAAGGAAGAACTGCTTGCCGAGGCGCCCTATTTCGTCTTGCCAGCCCGAGCGCGCGCGATCGTAAAGGCGCTGCACGAGCGCAATGTCCGGGTGCGCGTGCTGACCAATTCGCTCGCGTCGAACAACCAACTCGCCGCGCATTCATGCTATGCCAAGACCCGCAAGCGCCTGCTTGAGAACGGCATGGAACTCTACGAGCTGCGCGCCGACACCGACGCTTTCCGGCCGGGCTGGTCGCTCCGCTCCGAGCGATCGCGGGCGGCCTTGCACACCAAGGCCATGGTCTTCGACCACAAGGCCGTGTTTATCGGCAGTTTCAACCTCGACCCACGTTCTGCAGTGATCAACACGGAAGCCGGCCTCTATATCGAGAGTCCGGAGCTTGCCGAGAAGCTGACGGCCTACATGGCGACCGGCGTCGCGCCCGCCAACTGCTACCGTGTCTTCCTTGACCCGAAGGGCGGAATCGTCTGGGAGACAGTGCGGCACGGCGAGATCGTCAACTACCGGACCGAGCCCGAAACAGGGTTCCGCCGGCGGCTTGTCGCCAACCTCGTGAAACTCCTGCCGATCGACTCACAGGTCTGACCCCACGCACTTTGCGCCCTCCTTCAATATTGCGTCCCGGCAAAAATCTGAGGTGTATCTGGACATGACTTTGGGACTCCGGGAGCTTATAGCAGGTATTGTATTCCCCGCCTTGGAATCTCGGTGAACCACTTTGAGCAGTCGATCCCGAGCAGCACTCGAACTCGAAAGCACGCATCGCATGGATAGCAGCCCGTCGACCGCCAAGGCGGCAGTATGGATGGTGATGTCTGTGGTGTTGATACTGCTCATGGCCGTCTCGGGTCGAATTATTACCCGCGAGCTTAACGTCTTCCAGGCGATGGAAATGCGGTCCGTAATTGCCTTCTTTATGCTGTTGCCCCTGGTTTATCGCGAAGGTGGTATCAGAGCGATGCGAACCAGCATCCTGCCGAGACATATTGGCCG
Proteins encoded in this region:
- a CDS encoding phospholipase D family protein; translation: MTGFEHTALTRLGQFFGPAAAAHPGLSGFSLLSEAREAFITRLALADLAERSLDMQYYVWDGDTTGRIIVDRVMRAADRGVKVRLLVDDPYYKASDQVKAALDAHPNVEIRLFNPTRNRRWSRLDFLVDFRRVNRRMHNKLVVADNSAAIVGGRNIGDDYYGVNTVANFRDLDVLAVGPVVDDLSAVFDRYWNSASTVPIATIVARASGTADLDAILTRLRQEIAAADYPYPIDQDLDELAAQSAELCDSLVWAPGRIIADDPEAIARGKAADDVVNFIRGRVDGLKEELLAEAPYFVLPARARAIVKALHERNVRVRVLTNSLASNNQLAAHSCYAKTRKRLLENGMELYELRADTDAFRPGWSLRSERSRAALHTKAMVFDHKAVFIGSFNLDPRSAVINTEAGLYIESPELAEKLTAYMATGVAPANCYRVFLDPKGGIVWETVRHGEIVNYRTEPETGFRRRLVANLVKLLPIDSQV